Proteins found in one Aneurinibacillus uraniidurans genomic segment:
- a CDS encoding TetR/AcrR family transcriptional regulator: MRTKTKELIFQGALKAFAEKGFNETTMEQIAEICGVAKGTLYYNFKTKEDLYIFVMESGVQRFISMIQDYVAPVSDDDFRERVIRLTEAHLDFFENEQDFCRLLLSRSWGTQERHHTIRHVLQKYFDLLESELHTAQEQRKLPASIDVKTAASSYFGMVGFAAMRAIVHGQSLDNVALRSSLQCLVLHMMGISDQE; the protein is encoded by the coding sequence ATGCGGACAAAAACAAAAGAGTTGATTTTTCAGGGGGCGCTTAAAGCGTTCGCAGAAAAAGGATTTAACGAAACAACAATGGAGCAAATCGCCGAAATATGCGGCGTAGCCAAAGGTACGCTTTACTACAACTTCAAAACAAAAGAAGACCTTTATATTTTCGTCATGGAATCAGGCGTGCAGCGCTTTATTTCAATGATTCAAGATTACGTCGCACCCGTCAGCGACGACGACTTCCGTGAGCGGGTTATCCGCCTGACAGAAGCGCATCTTGACTTCTTTGAGAATGAACAAGACTTTTGCCGTCTGCTGCTCAGTCGCAGTTGGGGAACACAAGAACGACATCACACAATCCGGCATGTACTACAAAAATATTTCGATTTACTAGAAAGTGAGCTGCACACCGCCCAGGAGCAGAGGAAACTGCCCGCCAGCATCGATGTTAAAACAGCCGCTAGCAGCTACTTTGGAATGGTTGGATTTGCAGCGATGCGAGCTATTGTTCACGGACAATCACTCGATAATGTCGCACTACGCAGCAGCTTACAATG